A single genomic interval of Schistocerca americana isolate TAMUIC-IGC-003095 chromosome 2, iqSchAmer2.1, whole genome shotgun sequence harbors:
- the LOC124595483 gene encoding uncharacterized protein LOC124595483 — translation MKRLLSFLTLLFVACQMCTMQQAVVTATDQSGRVSGVHPLSGDVSPYAREQMGPRLDTCQQDFVQPVADFILRVFRSQTIKRGKQQVKIPDVHKTKFKGVGPIGFTVRFDATEGWLRDLSSLRRVGNVSISRYGNNVVMEFGAGLQKMEFGYDKYDLKAGPFSAKGHISGEVFNSSVTVRVSMDVGGETCSLVLLDVKISIPGEIKMQATGMGMLNMFYSQIMSSVTKKLEEGLPKAEASLSRSIQEVFQKLRCDDEHGLI, via the coding sequence ATGAAGAGACTTCTGAGCTTTCTCACACTACTCTTTGTTGCCTGCCAAATGTGCACAATGCAACAAGCTGTCGTGACTGCAACTGATCAATCTGGCCGCGTGTCCGGTGTGCACCCGTTGAGCGGCGATGTCAGCCCCTATGCGAGAGAACAGATGGGTCCGAGGCTTGACACCTGTCAACAGGACTTCGTTCAGCCGGTCGCCGATTTTATTCTCCGCGTCTTCAGAAGTCAGACTATAAAACGAGGAAAGCAGCAAGTCAAGATACCAGATGTCCACAAGACCAAGTTCAAGGGTGTCGGCCCCATTGGTTTTACAGTCCGCTTTGATGCCACAGAAGGCTGGCTGAGGGATCTATCCTCCCTACGGCGGGTCGGAAACGTAAGCATATCCCGTTATGGCAACAATGTAGTAATGGAATTCGGCGCGGGTCTGCAAAAAATGGAGTTCGGTTATGATAAGTACGATCTCAAGGCTGGCCCTTTCTCGGCCAAAGGTCATATTAGTGGGGAAGTTTTCAACAGTTCAGTAACGGTCAGGGTCTCAATGGACGTCGGTGGTGAAACGTGCAGTCTCGTTCTACTGGACGTGAAGATCAGCATACCCGGAGAGATTAAAATGCAAGCGACAGGAATGGGGATGCTGAACATGTTTTATTCACAAATTATGTCGTCAGTCACCAAGAAATTGGAAGAGGGCCTGCCCAAAGCGGAGGCTAGTCTTAGCAGGAGCATTCAAGAAGTTTTTCAGAAGCTGCGCTGCGACGACGAACATGGTCTTATTTAA